One Nitrospira sp. DNA window includes the following coding sequences:
- a CDS encoding CRISPR-associated protein Cas5: protein MANGLPLEVKVWGDFACFTRPEMKAERVSYPVMTPSAARGVLEAIFWKPEFAWHVREIWVLNPIRHYSIVRNEVNSKAVVSTAHGWAENGGGYFAEEDRAQRHTLALRDVAYLIKADIVLSAHATEDVAKYRDQFRRRVNRGQCYHRPYLGCREFAAEFGQPDGSEQAIVLDDDLGRILFDLNYASDRSGRGVPVFFSAHLQAGVLKVPPQLYLREA from the coding sequence ATGGCAAACGGTCTGCCACTGGAAGTCAAAGTGTGGGGAGACTTCGCCTGCTTTACCAGGCCGGAGATGAAGGCCGAGCGTGTGAGCTATCCGGTCATGACACCGTCGGCAGCCCGAGGTGTGTTGGAAGCGATCTTCTGGAAACCAGAATTTGCCTGGCACGTGCGAGAAATCTGGGTCCTCAATCCCATTCGGCATTACTCGATTGTGCGAAATGAGGTAAATAGCAAGGCCGTCGTTTCCACGGCACACGGATGGGCAGAGAACGGCGGTGGGTACTTCGCGGAGGAAGACCGGGCCCAGCGGCATACTTTAGCGCTCCGCGATGTGGCGTATCTGATCAAGGCCGATATCGTTCTGTCGGCTCATGCCACCGAAGACGTGGCGAAATACCGGGACCAGTTTCGTCGGCGTGTGAACCGCGGCCAGTGTTACCACCGACCGTATTTAGGATGTCGCGAATTCGCAGCGGAGTTTGGCCAACCGGATGGAAGCGAGCAGGCCATCGTGCTAGACGACGATCTTGGACGCATCTTATTTGATCTGAACTATGCGTCGGATCGATCAGGACGAGGAGTACCCGTGTTTTTCTCGGCACATCTACAAGCTGGCGTTCTGAAGGTGCCTCCTCAGCTCTACCTGAGGGAGGCTTAA
- a CDS encoding CRISPR-associated protein, Csd2/Csh2 family yields MKNEVYADPGRRHDFALLFDVSDGNPNGDPDAGNLPRVDPETMQGLVTDVCLKRKVRNWVDVTCGDKPNHKIYVQNKGIALNDLHQRAYDVLKMKSTGSKQKREDVNKARQWMCQNFYDIRTFGAVMTTEKNCGQVRGPVQITFARSIDPVVPLDLSITRIAVTKSQDAEVVEGEDGGSEGGKTTEMGRKALVPYGLYRGFGFVNPHFAKDTGLTADDLTLFWQALQNMWDLDRSASRGLMTLRGLYVFSHDDGVGNSPAHMLFERVHVSRKNGVEAPRTFADYTVTVDDKNLPEKVTLTRLVG; encoded by the coding sequence ATGAAGAACGAAGTGTATGCCGATCCTGGCAGACGCCATGATTTTGCACTGTTGTTCGATGTCAGCGATGGAAATCCCAACGGCGATCCAGATGCGGGAAACCTTCCACGAGTTGATCCGGAGACAATGCAAGGCTTGGTCACAGATGTCTGCCTTAAGAGAAAGGTGCGCAACTGGGTGGATGTTACGTGCGGGGACAAACCCAACCACAAGATCTATGTACAGAACAAAGGGATCGCTCTCAATGATCTTCATCAACGCGCCTATGATGTGCTCAAAATGAAGTCAACTGGAAGCAAGCAGAAGCGCGAGGATGTAAATAAAGCAAGGCAGTGGATGTGCCAGAACTTTTACGATATTCGCACTTTTGGAGCTGTGATGACGACCGAGAAAAATTGTGGGCAGGTCAGAGGGCCGGTGCAAATCACGTTTGCTCGATCCATTGATCCTGTCGTGCCACTAGACCTCTCAATCACACGAATCGCTGTCACTAAATCGCAGGATGCTGAAGTGGTAGAAGGCGAGGATGGTGGGAGCGAAGGTGGAAAAACGACGGAGATGGGGCGCAAGGCGCTCGTGCCGTACGGACTATACCGAGGATTTGGCTTCGTCAATCCACACTTTGCGAAAGATACCGGACTGACCGCCGATGATCTCACGCTCTTTTGGCAAGCCCTGCAGAACATGTGGGACTTGGATCGGTCAGCGAGTCGAGGACTCATGACTCTCCGTGGACTCTATGTATTCAGCCATGACGATGGTGTGGGTAATTCTCCAGCACACATGTTGTTCGAACGGGTTCATGTGAGTCGCAAGAACGGGGTGGAGGCTCCGAGGACGTTCGCTGACTATACGGTCACGGTGGACGACAAGAATCTGCCAGAAAAAGTGACGCTGACGCGTTTGGTTGGATAA
- a CDS encoding CRISPR-associated protein Cas1, with protein MHQLLNTLYLTTEGAYLRLDHDTLRVEVERETKLQVPIHHLGGIVCFGDVLVSPAALARCAQDGRFVVFLDRNGRFQARVEGPISGNVLLRCAQHVAMGNADKTLTIARHVVGGKIQNSRQIVLRAARDTDDPSDGETLRQTAESLANVLGRVPLAVDLDYLRGLEGEAARKYFATFDRMVREDRATFTLNGRNRRPPTDPVNALLSFLYALLMNDCVAALEGVGLDPQMGFLHALRPGRAALALDLMEELRSVFADRLALTLINRKQVAASQFHARPGGAVHLEDAARKEVIVAYQKRKQEEITHPVLDQKMPLGLVPHVQARLLARVLRGDLDAYPPFLYR; from the coding sequence ATGCACCAATTGCTGAACACACTCTATCTCACGACCGAAGGGGCCTATCTCCGTCTCGATCACGACACGCTCCGGGTCGAGGTCGAGCGGGAGACGAAACTACAAGTGCCGATCCATCACCTGGGTGGCATCGTCTGTTTTGGCGACGTGCTGGTGAGTCCGGCGGCGCTGGCGCGCTGCGCCCAAGATGGCCGATTCGTGGTGTTTCTCGATCGTAATGGACGATTTCAAGCGCGCGTAGAAGGACCGATCTCAGGCAATGTGTTATTGCGTTGCGCACAACATGTTGCCATGGGCAATGCCGACAAAACCCTGACAATCGCTCGTCATGTAGTGGGTGGGAAAATTCAGAATAGCCGTCAGATCGTCTTGCGCGCCGCTCGGGACACCGACGACCCAAGCGACGGCGAGACGTTGCGGCAGACGGCAGAGTCGCTGGCAAACGTACTGGGTCGCGTGCCGCTCGCGGTGGACCTGGACTACCTGAGAGGCTTGGAAGGCGAGGCCGCGCGAAAATACTTCGCCACTTTCGACCGTATGGTCCGTGAAGACCGCGCAACGTTTACGCTGAATGGTCGAAACCGGCGGCCTCCGACCGATCCGGTGAACGCCTTGCTGTCGTTTCTCTATGCCTTGCTGATGAACGATTGTGTGGCGGCGCTGGAAGGTGTGGGACTCGATCCCCAAATGGGTTTCTTGCATGCCCTGCGCCCAGGGCGAGCAGCCTTGGCCTTAGATCTGATGGAAGAGTTGCGGAGTGTCTTTGCCGATCGACTCGCACTCACGTTGATCAACCGAAAACAGGTGGCAGCCAGCCAGTTTCACGCGCGACCGGGCGGGGCGGTGCATCTGGAAGATGCCGCGCGTAAAGAGGTCATTGTGGCCTATCAAAAACGGAAGCAAGAAGAGATTACGCATCCGGTGCTGGATCAAAAGATGCCGCTGGGCTTGGTCCCGCACGTGCAGGCGCGGTTGTTGGCTCGTGTATTGCGCGGCGATTTGGATGCCTATCCACCGTTCCTCTATCGGTAG
- a CDS encoding CRISPR-associated protein, Csd1 family, with protein sequence MLLEKLREYSGRLDLDPPMYLKTPIKWLIDLDGRGRFINFVPTTQEAGSKKDRGKEFSAPHIGRASGVRAKLLADNGEYVLGLARDKSKQIRADECHRAFVEQVRTCADTTGEQSVRAVLGFLEHLDVAELSFPKDWDPAHTMTFRVQGLLPINLRSVQEYWCAVAAGDEEANSKSADMPMSCLICGQLRPPVKRHQFKIKRIPGGQTSGMAMISANVPAFESYGLEASLIAPTCQQCGEQFTKAANTLIEGEDTHVTVGPLVYIFWTKGEQPFSVATLLGRPEPSDVRALIESAFRGTTAATKLDGRPFYATAFSASGGRVVVRDWLDTTIGEVRRNLARYFVLQRLIEWDGAEGRPYGLFALGASTVHDVNRELSPQVPKALLHMALKGGPLPMWLLFQAVKRNRAEQGITRPRAVLIKMALFSQRPNIGEDSMINLNMSDQDQAYLCGRLLAVLEAIQREAIPGAKATITDRFFGTASSAPASVFGRLIRGAQPHLARLRKDRRGAYEALEKRLEEVQQNLATFPKTLTLQEQGLFGLGYYHQRAADRAAAIAHKQARNQQAD encoded by the coding sequence ATGCTACTGGAGAAACTTCGCGAATACTCTGGACGGTTGGATCTTGATCCACCGATGTACCTGAAGACACCCATCAAGTGGCTGATTGACCTGGATGGGAGAGGCCGCTTTATCAACTTCGTGCCGACGACTCAGGAGGCAGGGAGCAAGAAAGATCGAGGAAAGGAATTCTCCGCGCCGCATATTGGACGTGCGTCTGGAGTGCGGGCAAAGTTGTTGGCCGATAACGGTGAATATGTTTTAGGACTGGCGCGCGACAAGAGCAAGCAAATACGTGCGGATGAATGTCATCGGGCGTTTGTCGAGCAAGTGAGGACGTGCGCGGACACCACTGGAGAGCAGTCGGTCCGTGCCGTTTTAGGATTTCTCGAACATCTTGATGTGGCTGAACTGTCATTTCCGAAGGATTGGGACCCGGCACACACCATGACATTTCGAGTGCAAGGACTTTTGCCGATCAATCTTCGGTCAGTTCAAGAGTACTGGTGTGCTGTAGCTGCCGGGGATGAAGAGGCAAACTCGAAGTCTGCCGACATGCCGATGTCGTGTTTGATCTGTGGGCAGCTTCGTCCACCTGTGAAGCGTCATCAATTCAAGATCAAGCGGATCCCGGGAGGACAGACATCGGGCATGGCGATGATTTCCGCCAATGTCCCAGCGTTTGAGTCCTATGGTTTGGAAGCATCGCTGATTGCTCCGACTTGTCAGCAGTGCGGTGAACAATTCACCAAAGCAGCCAACACGTTGATTGAAGGTGAAGACACCCATGTTACCGTCGGTCCATTGGTTTATATTTTCTGGACCAAAGGTGAACAACCCTTTTCGGTTGCCACACTTCTTGGCCGGCCCGAACCCTCAGATGTGCGTGCTTTGATTGAATCAGCCTTTAGGGGTACGACTGCCGCCACCAAACTCGATGGTCGTCCATTCTATGCAACTGCATTTTCAGCCAGCGGAGGCCGGGTTGTCGTGCGAGATTGGCTCGACACAACGATTGGGGAAGTTCGTCGAAATCTTGCACGGTATTTTGTTCTTCAACGCTTGATCGAATGGGACGGAGCTGAAGGCCGGCCATACGGCTTGTTCGCACTTGGAGCTTCGACGGTCCATGACGTAAACCGTGAACTCTCCCCGCAGGTTCCCAAAGCGCTACTCCATATGGCGCTCAAGGGAGGGCCGCTTCCCATGTGGTTGCTTTTCCAAGCGGTGAAGCGGAACCGCGCCGAACAGGGAATCACACGACCGCGGGCAGTGCTCATCAAGATGGCTCTCTTTTCTCAAAGACCGAATATAGGGGAGGACAGCATGATTAACCTGAATATGAGCGATCAAGATCAGGCCTACCTGTGCGGTCGCCTGTTGGCGGTGCTAGAGGCCATTCAGCGCGAAGCGATTCCCGGAGCTAAGGCTACAATCACCGACCGATTTTTCGGTACTGCTTCGTCAGCACCGGCTTCTGTCTTTGGCCGATTGATCAGGGGAGCTCAGCCACATTTAGCAAGGTTACGGAAGGACAGAAGAGGTGCATATGAAGCACTAGAAAAGCGTTTAGAAGAGGTTCAGCAGAACCTTGCCACCTTTCCGAAAACATTGACGCTCCAGGAACAAGGATTATTCGGACTCGGGTACTACCACCAACGTGCGGCAGATCGTGCTGCGGCCATTGCGCACAAACAAGCTCGCAATCAACAAGCCGACTGA
- a CDS encoding CRISPR-associated protein Cas2, protein MQILVAYDVATESTGGRRRLRKIAQACQNFGQRVQKSVFECSVSEMQFEELVRRLVEIIDEKEDSLRVYRLIEPKEKYVQVFGVDTSVDFNEPLVL, encoded by the coding sequence ATGCAGATCTTGGTGGCCTACGATGTGGCGACAGAATCGACAGGGGGCCGGCGGCGACTGCGCAAGATCGCGCAAGCCTGTCAAAATTTCGGGCAGCGAGTACAAAAGTCGGTCTTTGAATGTTCCGTCAGCGAGATGCAATTCGAGGAACTTGTGCGGCGCCTAGTTGAGATCATCGACGAGAAGGAAGACAGTTTGCGGGTGTATCGGTTGATCGAACCCAAAGAAAAATATGTGCAGGTATTTGGCGTGGACACCTCAGTGGACTTTAACGAGCCGCTGGTCTTGTGA
- a CDS encoding CRISPR-associated RecB family exonuclease Cas4, producing MSSREWDECELVMISALEHWSYCPRQCVLIHIEQTFDENLYTLRGQAVHKRVDEPESEIVDGVRVERAVPLWSKRLGLIGRADVVEFHGEIPYPVEYKHGPRREKEHDDLQLCAQAICLEEMTEKPVPRGAIYHHSSRRRREVVFTPALRDRVADVVTQVRAMLVAKTLPPPVNDSRCRHCSLTEACMPSIIGEQQRAAELVRTLFVIPEPS from the coding sequence GTGTCGAGTAGGGAGTGGGACGAGTGTGAGTTGGTGATGATCTCCGCCCTGGAGCATTGGAGCTACTGCCCACGCCAGTGTGTGCTGATTCATATCGAACAAACCTTCGATGAGAATCTCTACACCTTGAGGGGCCAAGCGGTGCACAAGCGGGTGGACGAGCCGGAGTCGGAAATCGTGGATGGCGTACGCGTCGAGCGGGCGGTGCCGCTTTGGTCAAAACGGCTTGGCCTGATTGGCAGAGCAGACGTGGTGGAGTTTCATGGTGAGATTCCATACCCGGTGGAGTACAAACACGGTCCTCGTCGAGAGAAAGAACACGACGATCTTCAACTCTGTGCCCAGGCGATCTGCTTGGAGGAGATGACCGAGAAGCCGGTCCCGCGCGGCGCGATTTATCACCACAGTTCCCGGCGGCGGAGAGAAGTAGTTTTTACGCCCGCATTGCGCGATCGAGTGGCCGATGTCGTGACACAGGTTCGCGCGATGTTAGTGGCCAAGACGCTTCCGCCACCTGTGAACGATTCCCGATGCCGGCACTGTTCATTGACTGAGGCCTGTATGCCGTCGATCATCGGCGAGCAGCAGCGAGCCGCAGAGTTGGTCCGTACGCTGTTTGTCATACCGGAACCGAGCTGA